One window from the genome of Candidatus Chlorohelix allophototropha encodes:
- a CDS encoding ABC transporter substrate-binding protein → MSLCLTLAIILSACSDESTSSSVGTTSTSSSVLAPPPTNDLLKIPTIPVRTGISGGTVSGAKIKEADTLHYYKTTNSTSFEYLSLLYAASLTRRNPLTLALDKNAAESWTSDSATSTVTFKLKASSKWSDGQPITADDYVWTYEQARKAENGWYYATGAFYQAAKSGSEGIESYTALDASTLVIKLHSATFDMVTRADVIEPLPKHIWEKLDWNNPAKNPEINKPSVVSGPWLLKEWKQGEYITLVRNPNSSLYPVPTLDSLTIKIVADSQVALQKLKNNELDFYSPETTSFASFENLSNVQSYRWTPGRATFHYVGFNFRKPYLQDIKLRQALAYATDRSGLLATTGAGLGRLQYSDVLPWHPFYQEPSQKFAYDSTKALDLLKVAGYNASGTKLVTPNGTDLSTLRLAFNAPSPVYSSFAQSLKQSYKQLGINLELQELDFSSFVKLLQNPNSNYDLFLGGWQTDYDPENFGEIWANVPELNNGAYRNDKLLDLYRMAQLEQDSGKRKALMAQIQQIESTDLPYIYLYAELGSIVINKRVGGIAQTYVGVSANLYTDWYLLNP, encoded by the coding sequence ATGTCCTTATGCTTGACCCTTGCTATTATCTTAAGTGCATGCAGTGATGAATCTACCAGTAGTAGCGTCGGTACTACTTCTACCTCTTCAAGCGTGTTAGCGCCCCCACCTACCAATGACTTGCTTAAAATCCCTACTATTCCAGTACGTACCGGAATTAGCGGAGGGACTGTAAGTGGGGCGAAAATCAAAGAAGCCGATACTTTACATTATTATAAAACTACTAACTCAACCAGTTTTGAGTACCTGAGTTTGCTTTATGCTGCTTCCTTAACTCGCCGCAATCCCTTGACGTTGGCGCTTGATAAAAATGCTGCAGAAAGTTGGACGAGCGATTCTGCTACTTCCACCGTTACCTTTAAGCTTAAAGCAAGCTCAAAATGGAGCGATGGGCAACCGATTACTGCCGATGATTATGTGTGGACTTATGAGCAAGCCCGCAAAGCTGAAAACGGCTGGTATTACGCTACAGGCGCATTCTATCAGGCTGCTAAAAGCGGTTCCGAAGGCATAGAAAGCTATACCGCTCTTGATGCTTCAACACTTGTGATTAAGCTTCATTCCGCTACTTTTGATATGGTTACGCGGGCTGATGTTATCGAGCCTCTGCCAAAGCATATTTGGGAAAAACTGGATTGGAATAACCCGGCAAAAAACCCGGAAATAAACAAGCCCAGCGTAGTTAGCGGACCTTGGCTCTTAAAAGAGTGGAAGCAGGGGGAATATATAACCCTTGTCCGCAATCCAAACTCTAGCCTTTATCCCGTACCAACCTTGGATAGTCTCACCATAAAGATTGTGGCGGATAGTCAGGTTGCTTTGCAAAAGTTAAAGAACAATGAATTGGATTTTTATAGCCCTGAAACAACCAGCTTTGCTTCATTTGAGAATCTTTCAAATGTGCAGAGCTATCGCTGGACACCGGGACGCGCCACTTTCCATTATGTCGGTTTTAATTTCAGAAAGCCTTATTTACAGGACATAAAGTTGCGTCAGGCGTTGGCGTATGCCACCGACCGTTCGGGCTTATTAGCCACCACAGGGGCAGGCTTAGGACGGTTACAATATTCAGATGTGCTTCCATGGCATCCCTTCTATCAAGAGCCTTCGCAAAAGTTCGCTTATGATTCTACTAAGGCGCTCGACTTACTCAAAGTGGCAGGGTATAACGCTTCCGGTACAAAACTGGTTACCCCGAATGGCACCGACCTTTCAACTTTGAGGCTGGCTTTTAACGCGCCAAGCCCAGTCTATTCCTCTTTCGCCCAATCGCTAAAACAGTCTTACAAACAGTTGGGAATTAACCTAGAGTTGCAGGAGTTGGATTTTAGCAGCTTTGTAAAACTACTCCAGAACCCAAATAGCAATTACGATTTATTTCTTGGTGGTTGGCAAACCGATTATGACCCTGAGAATTTCGGGGAAATCTGGGCGAATGTGCCGGAATTAAACAACGGTGCGTATCGCAATGATAAATTGCTGGATTTGTACCGGATGGCGCAGTTGGAACAGGATTCAGGCAAACGCAAGGCGTTGATGGCTCAGATACAGCAAATTGAATCTACAGACTTACCCTATATCTATCTTTACGCTGAATTAGGCTCGATTGTAATTAATAAGCGGGTCGGTGGCATTGCACAAACCTATGTGGGTGTCTCTGCTAATCTTTATACCGACTGGTATTTGCTAAATCCTTAA
- a CDS encoding lactate racemase domain-containing protein translates to MRPVTIKLAYGKTGLPEALPEENLAIVEPQFIPGLADERVVLIDSLHSPIHSNSLSEIVALVFCDSTRPMPNNRVLPMGHTSFGAEAWVCTEYLKADVNVLTGILEGATVEII, encoded by the coding sequence ATGAGACCGGTTACAATTAAACTTGCATATGGAAAAACAGGGCTACCAGAGGCTTTACCGGAAGAAAATCTTGCCATTGTCGAACCACAATTTATACCCGGACTCGCTGACGAGCGCGTTGTCCTTATAGATTCGCTACATTCGCCGATACACTCGAATTCCTTAAGCGAAATAGTAGCTCTTGTGTTTTGTGATAGCACCCGCCCAATGCCCAATAACCGAGTTTTACCGATGGGTCATACCAGTTTTGGAGCCGAAGCGTGGGTTTGTACCGAATATCTGAAAGCCGATGTCAATGTGCTAACTGGTATCCTAGAGGGAGCTACGGTTGAAATTATATAA
- a CDS encoding class I SAM-dependent methyltransferase — MIDSELLDLVRCPQCIEKALAQGKVVDREIGRLTLRYGRIQCGNCGTEYTAHNDKTPSTDGVGWATSALAPDDLDLLPKRGFYLNLMPRNNFEQNTRYLEEEFEHEIDHEYISLPWLGAAVRNDLLRKMLKPSGADIALEVGCGNGKFCYWNRDRFGTVVGLDAAPLFAEQALDELPLIRGDVRLLPFAPESFNKIFSIDLLEHLPADGIAPYFAELNRVLNLGGQVFIFSNTREMGKLAPVIKLEKKVANFFARKGIFDFKRDELRKSDHIKAIRTFDELEAAIKEGGFKLERTVFWNGVFQGLVDNVIVKAGEYLLRRRVKRRIEQRTNAAENSNSSAATRLVAGTTGISPDWADGGKPRMSEEKFLQDKSQVELEAEKVASDTEQNAAIDLAIRKSLKRSMDKRTSNTYMLILRVLTFMMRLDIWLFGKMRTGPYFILIRKVGTPGNR, encoded by the coding sequence TTGATAGATAGCGAATTGCTCGATTTGGTGCGCTGCCCTCAATGTATCGAAAAGGCGTTGGCGCAAGGAAAAGTTGTTGACCGCGAAATTGGTCGCCTTACCCTGCGTTATGGGCGAATTCAATGTGGGAATTGCGGCACGGAATATACTGCACATAATGACAAAACTCCCTCGACGGATGGGGTAGGTTGGGCAACCAGCGCACTTGCGCCGGATGACCTTGATCTTTTGCCAAAACGTGGTTTCTACCTCAACTTAATGCCCAGAAATAATTTCGAGCAAAATACTCGCTACCTTGAAGAAGAATTTGAGCATGAGATTGATCACGAATATATCAGCTTGCCTTGGCTTGGGGCGGCGGTACGCAATGATTTACTTCGCAAAATGCTCAAGCCTTCCGGGGCTGATATCGCGTTGGAAGTAGGTTGTGGCAACGGCAAGTTCTGTTATTGGAATCGCGATAGATTCGGGACGGTAGTAGGTTTAGATGCCGCGCCTTTATTTGCAGAACAAGCGCTGGATGAATTACCCCTAATCAGGGGTGATGTGCGCTTGCTGCCCTTTGCACCGGAGAGTTTTAACAAGATTTTCAGTATTGATTTGCTCGAACATTTGCCTGCCGATGGTATCGCTCCATATTTCGCTGAATTAAATCGGGTTCTAAACCTTGGTGGTCAGGTTTTTATCTTCTCAAATACTCGTGAAATGGGTAAGCTTGCTCCTGTCATCAAGTTGGAGAAGAAAGTAGCCAATTTTTTTGCACGCAAAGGAATATTTGATTTCAAGCGCGATGAATTACGCAAGAGTGACCATATAAAGGCAATCCGTACCTTTGATGAATTGGAAGCGGCTATTAAAGAGGGCGGTTTCAAGCTTGAAAGAACTGTATTCTGGAACGGCGTGTTTCAAGGTCTGGTTGATAATGTAATTGTAAAAGCAGGCGAATACCTGTTGCGCAGACGTGTAAAAAGACGAATTGAACAGCGCACCAATGCAGCGGAAAACTCCAATAGTAGCGCCGCAACTCGGTTGGTGGCAGGGACAACCGGAATTAGCCCGGATTGGGCAGATGGCGGCAAGCCACGTATGTCGGAAGAAAAGTTTCTACAGGATAAAAGTCAGGTAGAACTTGAAGCTGAGAAGGTTGCCAGTGACACTGAGCAAAATGCGGCAATCGATCTAGCTATTCGCAAGAGTTTGAAACGCTCTATGGATAAGCGCACTTCTAACACTTATATGCTAATACTGAGAGTCCTTACATTTATGATGCGCTTGGATATTTGGTTGTTCGGGAAAATGCGCACCGGTCCCTATTTTATTCTTATCCGCAAGGTAGGAACGCCGGGTAACCGATGA
- a CDS encoding J domain-containing protein, whose protein sequence is MASKDYYKILELQRTATEADVKSAYRRLARKYHPDVNPNDNQAEERFKEVGEAYEVLSNAEKRRKYDQWGADWEKYDKAGAGSYSGWSGGSGYNTKDNGFGDIFDQIFGKTRNKPPQGQGYNTTTFNQGNQSANPRSYAARPQKGEDREQQIELTLEECYNGTLRQLQIQSSDICNLCNGTGLRSGQRCSNCAGLGIVPRTKRLEVRIPAGVEESSRVRVAGEGGAGIGGGQRGDLFLKVHVQPHPQFERKGNDLHTSINIPVYTAILGGEAEVTSLKGGKFILNIPEETPNGKVFRLSGQGIPILNQPGVRGDLYIKLTVVLPSNLTVQEKELFRKLKEQRPD, encoded by the coding sequence ATGGCATCCAAAGATTATTATAAAATTCTAGAATTACAACGTACCGCTACTGAAGCAGATGTTAAGAGTGCATACCGACGGCTTGCTCGCAAATATCACCCTGATGTCAACCCCAATGATAATCAGGCAGAGGAGCGTTTCAAGGAAGTAGGCGAAGCATACGAAGTATTAAGCAACGCCGAGAAACGCCGCAAATACGATCAATGGGGCGCTGATTGGGAAAAATATGATAAAGCCGGAGCAGGCTCATATTCAGGCTGGTCGGGTGGCAGCGGATACAACACCAAAGATAACGGATTCGGTGATATTTTCGACCAAATCTTCGGTAAAACCCGCAACAAACCTCCACAGGGTCAGGGTTATAATACTACAACCTTCAATCAAGGCAATCAAAGTGCAAACCCCAGAAGTTATGCAGCCCGTCCTCAAAAAGGAGAAGATCGGGAACAGCAAATAGAATTGACTCTCGAAGAATGTTATAACGGTACACTACGCCAGTTACAAATTCAATCGAGCGATATTTGTAACCTGTGCAACGGTACAGGCTTGAGAAGCGGTCAGCGTTGTTCCAATTGCGCCGGGCTAGGCATTGTACCGCGTACCAAGCGTTTAGAGGTACGAATTCCGGCGGGCGTTGAGGAAAGTAGTCGGGTGAGAGTTGCGGGTGAAGGTGGCGCTGGAATTGGCGGTGGGCAGCGTGGAGATCTATTTCTCAAAGTACATGTGCAGCCACACCCGCAGTTTGAGCGCAAAGGCAATGATCTACACACCAGCATTAATATTCCGGTTTACACCGCTATCCTTGGTGGTGAGGCAGAAGTTACCTCGCTTAAAGGCGGTAAATTCATCCTGAATATACCGGAAGAAACACCAAACGGTAAAGTTTTCCGTCTGAGCGGGCAGGGCATCCCCATCCTGAACCAACCCGGTGTCAGAGGAGATTTGTATATCAAACTTACCGTAGTGTTGCCAAGCAACCTTACTGTTCAGGAAAAAGAGCTTTTCCGAAAGTTAAAAGAGCAGCGACCAGACTAA
- a CDS encoding ABC transporter permease: MSQTTTSKLSETPPNLALQKRRRLDSQGFFAASFSRFFRDPLSVIALVIFVIITIISFSAPLIADNILHQKRDTIDFDLLAQGFQPPVPPGTAGHSLGTDELGRDMAMRLIYGGQVSLSVGFLTAFISIFMGTTLGLLAGFFGGIIDDLVNALVQIILNIPSLFLLIILSLIWKPDVISLSFIIGVISWVGATRIVRGSVLSLRNLDYVDAARVVGANNFRIILVHILPNVVSLMLVQAGFDVVGAMLSEAGLSYLGFGISVPIPSWGNMLTDSQLYFTSAPWMVYLPSVAIFITILCVYLAADGLRDAFDPRLKGR, encoded by the coding sequence ATGAGCCAAACCACAACAAGCAAACTTAGTGAAACACCGCCGAATCTAGCCTTGCAAAAGCGCCGCAGGTTGGATTCGCAAGGGTTTTTTGCCGCCTCCTTCTCACGGTTTTTCCGCGACCCGCTCAGTGTAATTGCTCTGGTAATCTTTGTAATTATAACTATTATCAGTTTTAGCGCTCCTTTGATTGCCGATAATATTTTGCATCAAAAGCGCGATACAATTGACTTCGACTTGCTTGCCCAAGGCTTTCAACCGCCTGTCCCACCCGGTACCGCCGGACATTCGCTTGGTACTGATGAATTAGGGCGAGACATGGCGATGCGCTTAATCTATGGCGGGCAAGTTTCTTTAAGTGTAGGCTTTCTGACTGCCTTTATTTCTATCTTTATGGGAACAACCTTGGGCTTGCTGGCAGGTTTCTTTGGTGGAATTATTGATGACCTAGTAAATGCGCTGGTTCAAATCATTCTGAATATTCCAAGTCTGTTCCTTTTGATAATCTTATCTTTGATATGGAAGCCGGACGTAATCAGCCTCTCGTTTATCATCGGGGTTATAAGTTGGGTAGGAGCTACCCGTATTGTACGTGGTTCGGTGCTTAGCTTACGCAACTTGGATTATGTGGATGCCGCAAGAGTGGTTGGGGCAAATAATTTCCGGATTATATTAGTGCATATCTTGCCGAATGTGGTTTCATTGATGCTGGTGCAAGCTGGTTTTGATGTGGTAGGCGCAATGTTGAGTGAAGCCGGTTTGAGCTATTTGGGCTTTGGTATTAGCGTACCTATTCCTAGCTGGGGCAATATGCTGACCGACTCGCAACTTTATTTTACTTCAGCGCCTTGGATGGTATATCTACCTTCTGTGGCTATATTCATTACCATTCTGTGTGTGTACCTCGCCGCCGACGGTTTGCGCGACGCATTTGACCCACGATTGAAAGGTAGATAA
- a CDS encoding glycosyltransferase family 4 protein, with translation MKILYVASAIVAPGSHGGATHVVEVSRELAKLGHEIHVICARPNRKEATRITLGVEGGSPIEFYRHSLPKFTAIALYPLVKKLAKALKPDLIMERYYNFAGSGMLFASRHHLPSLLEVNALILDPLSSPKRRLDRAVFFNRLKWWSEKQCFWATRIITPLHTTIPAAIPREKIIELPWGANVDMFNPTRIKPSEQIRLRQELGIPEKAHVLAFAGSFRHWHGVEVLLEAAKLAIPQDKDLFILMLGGGPLFEHIQKEVVDSGLTERVILTGAISYQKMPLYLSLAHAGVAPFDTSKHAPLREAGFYWSPLKIFEYMALALPSIVPDFRPLNEIIRQGQEGLLFREGAAKDLARAILELLSPDNILERERMGVSARNRVVESFSWRSHCLCLDEVIKQLV, from the coding sequence ATGAAAATCCTGTATGTTGCCAGCGCGATTGTAGCGCCGGGTAGCCATGGCGGGGCAACCCATGTGGTAGAAGTTTCTCGCGAACTGGCAAAGCTTGGTCACGAAATACACGTGATCTGCGCCCGCCCTAACCGTAAAGAGGCAACAAGAATCACATTGGGGGTAGAAGGCGGTTCACCGATTGAGTTTTATCGCCATTCCCTGCCGAAATTTACGGCAATCGCCCTTTACCCGCTTGTTAAAAAGCTGGCGAAAGCGCTTAAGCCTGATCTAATAATGGAGCGGTACTATAATTTTGCCGGTTCCGGCATGTTATTTGCTTCTCGCCACCACTTACCCTCGTTGTTGGAAGTAAATGCCCTAATACTTGACCCGCTTTCCAGTCCCAAGCGTCGCCTTGACCGCGCCGTATTTTTCAATCGTCTGAAATGGTGGTCGGAGAAACAATGCTTCTGGGCTACGCGCATTATCACTCCTTTACATACAACCATACCAGCTGCTATTCCTCGCGAAAAAATTATAGAGCTTCCATGGGGTGCAAACGTTGATATGTTTAACCCGACACGGATTAAGCCAAGTGAGCAAATTCGGCTGAGACAAGAGCTTGGTATTCCAGAAAAGGCACATGTGCTTGCTTTTGCCGGTAGTTTCCGGCACTGGCATGGGGTGGAAGTGTTGCTAGAAGCGGCAAAATTGGCAATTCCGCAGGATAAAGACTTATTTATTTTGATGCTAGGTGGTGGTCCTCTTTTTGAACATATTCAAAAAGAGGTAGTTGATAGCGGTCTTACAGAAAGAGTAATACTAACCGGGGCAATATCTTACCAGAAAATGCCCCTGTATTTATCTCTGGCGCATGCCGGAGTAGCCCCCTTTGATACTTCGAAACACGCCCCGTTACGAGAAGCCGGTTTTTACTGGTCGCCGCTGAAAATATTTGAATATATGGCTTTAGCTTTACCCTCAATCGTACCCGATTTCCGCCCACTAAATGAAATCATTCGGCAAGGTCAGGAAGGCTTGCTGTTTCGAGAAGGTGCTGCAAAAGACCTTGCCCGCGCTATTCTAGAACTATTATCGCCTGATAATATTTTAGAGCGTGAGCGTATGGGCGTTTCTGCCAGAAATCGGGTGGTTGAGAGCTTTAGTTGGCGATCCCACTGCTTATGTTTGGATGAAGTAATAAAACAGCTCGTATAA
- a CDS encoding cryptochrome/photolyase family protein, with product MRSIHWFRRDLRLQDNTALNLALRESQEVVCLFILDPTIIDNVNTGEARLSLLLSSLENLAWELEKYGNSLIIRQGEPLQELTKLMQESKSSTLYFNQDYSPFARKRDEKIERELHMQGYTVKTAKDLVIFEKAEIVSGSSTPYTVFTPYKRRWLESILSADLTEFETNYELLRYQSEDIRNLTSLKLPPSPIKQAWYLPASASVALDRLKQWAGEKTGNGDESIARIENYAEQRNYPDKGVTSRLSPFLRFGLISVRQCYRTAFNARESAPRIALRDSCDTWISELIWRDFYHQILWNFPQVSKRAFQKKYEAIEWSKNSLDLQAWKDGRTGYPIVDAGMRQLNRENWMHNRLRMITASFLTKHLLIDWREGEKYFWKMLVDGDKAANNGGWQWSASTGTDAQPYFRIFNPISQSKKFDPQGNFIRRYLPELAKVPTKYIHEPWKMPRAMQEYLGCIIGKDYPTPIIEHTLARERTLAAFKKAGAKPIIQ from the coding sequence ATGCGTTCAATACATTGGTTTAGGCGTGATTTACGCCTGCAAGATAATACTGCCCTCAATTTAGCGTTAAGGGAATCTCAGGAAGTAGTTTGCCTGTTCATTCTGGACCCTACCATAATTGATAATGTAAATACGGGAGAAGCGCGATTATCTTTACTACTTAGTAGCCTTGAAAACCTTGCTTGGGAACTTGAAAAATATGGGAACAGCTTAATTATAAGGCAAGGCGAGCCACTTCAAGAGCTAACAAAGCTAATGCAAGAAAGCAAATCTTCGACCCTCTATTTTAACCAAGATTACAGCCCCTTTGCCCGTAAACGCGATGAGAAGATTGAGCGCGAACTACACATGCAGGGCTATACCGTTAAAACCGCTAAAGATCTAGTAATTTTTGAAAAAGCTGAAATTGTATCGGGAAGCAGTACACCTTATACCGTTTTTACCCCCTATAAGAGGCGCTGGCTTGAAAGCATTTTAAGCGCTGACCTAACCGAGTTTGAAACAAATTATGAATTGTTGCGCTACCAGAGCGAAGACATTCGCAACCTGACAAGTTTGAAATTACCGCCAAGTCCGATTAAACAAGCTTGGTATTTACCTGCAAGCGCCTCAGTTGCACTTGATCGTCTAAAGCAATGGGCAGGTGAAAAGACAGGCAATGGCGATGAAAGCATAGCCCGAATCGAGAATTATGCCGAACAGCGAAACTATCCTGATAAAGGCGTTACCAGTCGTCTATCGCCGTTTCTACGCTTTGGGTTAATCTCTGTGAGGCAATGCTACCGAACCGCCTTTAACGCACGTGAAAGCGCCCCTCGCATAGCTTTAAGGGATAGTTGCGACACTTGGATAAGTGAACTGATTTGGCGTGATTTCTACCACCAGATTTTATGGAACTTTCCGCAGGTGTCTAAGAGGGCATTTCAGAAAAAATACGAGGCGATAGAGTGGAGTAAAAACTCTCTTGATTTACAAGCTTGGAAAGACGGGCGAACCGGTTATCCGATTGTAGATGCCGGAATGCGCCAGTTAAACCGCGAGAATTGGATGCACAATCGCTTGCGAATGATAACTGCAAGTTTCCTAACCAAACATTTGTTGATTGACTGGCGCGAGGGGGAAAAGTATTTCTGGAAGATGCTAGTAGATGGAGATAAAGCGGCAAATAATGGCGGATGGCAATGGTCGGCTTCTACCGGAACAGACGCCCAGCCTTATTTTCGCATTTTCAATCCAATTTCACAAAGCAAAAAGTTTGACCCACAAGGCAATTTTATCCGTCGCTATTTGCCGGAACTGGCAAAAGTACCAACCAAATATATACATGAACCTTGGAAAATGCCTCGTGCTATGCAGGAATACTTGGGTTGTATTATCGGCAAGGATTACCCTACACCTATTATAGAGCATACTTTAGCCAGAGAACGCACGCTTGCCGCATTTAAAAAGGCAGGCGCAAAACCGATTATCCAATAA
- a CDS encoding alpha/beta hydrolase, with product MRKTLAVGTLILVTIIISLVILTACSNKVVSPITDSQLDDVLIPKDTTQPSLQNISTPEAVRNIPLAVTTSSVNATNPIITAPPNAIPFDWGSARGKVWDQYFYSSILSKQMSYRIYLPPDYYKYPTRHYPVLYMLHGLSGTYQEWVDYGLLPTADDMIQTRQLNPFIIVLPLGEQSYWMNQQNNGPRWGDYMVQEVVQHVDTHYRTQANPQNRAIGGHSMGGHGSLQLALNNPDIFGIVGAHSPTLRTLDQALYFFNDPKYYPTVDPVSLARTKNISSYKIFLDIGNADTDWLPRFEEFRDLLISRYANLEWHIWTGNHGGDYWIAHVKDYLNFYANAFDVYQYLRNTT from the coding sequence ATGAGAAAGACCCTAGCTGTTGGAACATTAATATTAGTAACAATAATAATCTCGCTGGTTATTCTAACCGCTTGCTCTAATAAAGTTGTATCTCCTATAACCGATTCACAACTGGACGACGTATTAATACCTAAGGATACAACTCAACCTAGTCTTCAAAATATCAGTACTCCAGAGGCAGTTCGTAATATCCCGTTAGCTGTAACAACTAGCTCTGTTAATGCTACTAATCCCATTATTACAGCACCACCTAATGCAATTCCGTTTGACTGGGGCTCCGCACGCGGCAAAGTGTGGGATCAGTATTTTTATAGCTCAATTCTGAGCAAGCAGATGAGCTATCGGATTTATCTGCCACCGGATTACTACAAATATCCTACCCGCCACTACCCGGTACTATATATGTTGCATGGTCTTTCTGGCACCTATCAGGAATGGGTGGACTACGGTTTGCTACCTACCGCCGATGATATGATACAAACGCGGCAGTTAAATCCTTTTATCATTGTTTTACCGCTAGGTGAACAAAGTTACTGGATGAACCAGCAAAATAATGGTCCGCGTTGGGGTGATTATATGGTGCAGGAGGTGGTGCAGCATGTTGATACACACTACCGAACTCAGGCAAACCCTCAAAACCGCGCAATTGGTGGTCACTCGATGGGCGGACATGGCTCGCTCCAACTTGCCTTAAACAATCCGGACATTTTCGGAATTGTTGGCGCACATAGCCCGACTCTTCGAACATTGGATCAAGCCTTGTATTTCTTCAATGATCCAAAATATTATCCTACGGTTGACCCTGTATCACTGGCGCGAACCAAGAATATCTCCAGTTATAAAATCTTCCTAGATATTGGAAACGCTGATACCGACTGGCTGCCTCGTTTTGAAGAATTCCGCGATTTATTGATCTCCCGCTATGCTAACCTTGAATGGCATATTTGGACTGGCAATCACGGAGGCGATTACTGGATTGCGCATGTCAAAGATTACTTGAACTTTTATGCCAATGCCTTTGATGTATATCAATATCTTCGTAACACAACTTAG
- a CDS encoding carotenoid biosynthesis protein encodes MKLYKYLLLASFSCYCLVYPGSIFQLVTNQVSADQEWMATAMLVDVGIVALFWLAVNYDFKKAFFSGIALLGLGFAVETLGETTGFPFGSYVYTDALYPKLWIVPIAILFAWLMIIVSSYFTARLILSWAKPGASVHTLVIFTTLLTVSSDLLMEPVAFHVHGYWLWTGDQNSGYYGVPLSNFIAWTVISYIMVWVLIYVIRDKKIVFPIEISPLRYHFIPPMLYLMNLMMFASLNISNQFYLAGIIGIAVGFPCLFLLLRGVALRLPLKPRNIT; translated from the coding sequence TTGAAATTATATAAATATCTACTTCTGGCATCATTTAGTTGCTATTGTTTGGTTTATCCGGGATCAATCTTTCAGCTTGTAACAAATCAAGTTTCGGCAGATCAGGAGTGGATGGCAACGGCAATGCTGGTAGATGTTGGCATAGTTGCGCTGTTTTGGTTAGCGGTAAACTACGATTTCAAGAAAGCATTTTTTTCCGGGATAGCTTTGCTAGGTCTAGGCTTTGCCGTTGAAACATTGGGAGAAACTACCGGATTTCCCTTCGGTTCCTATGTTTATACTGATGCGCTTTACCCTAAACTCTGGATTGTTCCTATTGCTATTCTCTTTGCATGGTTGATGATAATTGTCTCTTCTTATTTTACCGCTCGCCTTATCTTGTCATGGGCGAAACCCGGCGCTAGCGTCCATACTCTGGTTATTTTCACTACCTTACTGACTGTCTCAAGCGATTTATTGATGGAGCCGGTAGCATTCCATGTGCATGGTTATTGGCTATGGACTGGCGACCAGAATTCCGGCTACTATGGTGTACCACTATCAAATTTCATAGCTTGGACGGTGATAAGCTATATAATGGTATGGGTTTTGATATATGTTATAAGAGATAAAAAAATCGTATTTCCAATTGAAATATCCCCACTCCGGTATCACTTTATACCACCTATGCTCTACTTGATGAATCTAATGATGTTTGCCTCGCTCAATATCAGCAACCAATTTTATCTGGCAGGGATAATCGGCATTGCAGTAGGTTTTCCATGCTTGTTTTTGCTGTTGCGGGGCGTGGCTTTGCGGTTGCCGCTCAAGCCTCGTAATATTACCTAA
- a CDS encoding DedA family protein, producing the protein MEYQVFLQNLAPWGYAILFAVVMLENVGVPLPGLTIALAMSALSAAGYFDFWLVMVLTIVSGTLGGFIGYWIGLKGGRYLIQKFGRFLFITPERFSQAEMLFNKHGNKAMLIRCYLPFICVWGCNLAGITRIHFRRFALTNIGGLVIWSVTNLTLGFLLGQSFEMLNKLINGFAAVVFISTILGGILVWQKRRRKQNKLYVKLDEPIPVPIPIDEPEILTHR; encoded by the coding sequence ATGGAATATCAAGTTTTTCTTCAAAATTTAGCGCCATGGGGCTATGCAATCCTTTTCGCTGTAGTTATGCTGGAAAATGTGGGCGTGCCTTTGCCGGGTCTAACCATTGCGCTGGCGATGAGCGCATTATCGGCAGCAGGCTATTTTGATTTCTGGCTGGTAATGGTGCTTACAATCGTCAGCGGAACTCTTGGCGGGTTTATCGGCTACTGGATTGGGCTAAAAGGGGGCAGATACCTGATTCAAAAGTTCGGGCGTTTTCTGTTTATTACACCTGAACGTTTCTCACAAGCGGAGATGCTTTTTAATAAACATGGTAACAAAGCAATGCTGATTCGTTGCTACCTGCCTTTTATCTGCGTTTGGGGTTGTAATCTGGCTGGAATAACGCGGATTCATTTCCGGCGTTTTGCTCTCACAAACATCGGTGGTTTGGTAATCTGGTCGGTAACTAACCTCACACTCGGATTCCTGTTAGGGCAAAGTTTTGAAATGCTAAACAAGCTAATAAATGGCTTTGCCGCAGTTGTATTTATTTCAACTATTCTTGGCGGAATACTCGTCTGGCAAAAGCGTCGCCGAAAACAAAACAAACTTTATGTAAAGCTAGATGAACCAATACCTGTACCTATTCCCATAGATGAGCCGGAAATTTTGACACACAGGTAA